The bacterium genomic sequence CTTTACCCAGAGATCTATATCTTCGTACTTTATGGGAAAAGAATCCGCAAAGGACTCGTAGAAAAAAGTTAAGGTAAAGCTCTTGTTGTTAACAAAGCCGAGATTTATCGCCTTTCTAAGGCTGGAAAATTGCACTTTCAGTGGCTCATTTGATGGAATTAAGTTTACAGTTCCACCAATACCTGCAAGTCCACTAATTGGACTTGAACTATGTATTATTTCCAACATTTCTGTCAGGTTTTTGGGAATTATTGAGAGTTCTTGATAACCCAGCATGGGATTTATTAGTGGAATTCCGTCAAAAAGGAGAAGGTTCTCCTCGGTCGATGTGCCACCTAAGGAGGGAGATGAGAGGTTGTACCCCTGAAAAATTAGAAGATTTGAGAAAACTGGTTTATTACTGAAAGTAAAGGATTTTATTGCATAGTTGAAAGGAATCTGAAAACGGGAATAAATCCTGCCGGAAACGGCATAGCTGTAAATAGTATCCTGAATTTCAAAGAACGGCAAGATAGAAACAAACAAAAGTAAAAATTGCATCTAAACCTCCTTCCCCTCACCCCGGGGGTGGGTTTCACCTATCCGGATTCGGGTCTCCCGGCTCGTGGCACCTTCCTCGCCTTCCCAGGGAAAGAGCTTTCACCCTTTTCCCCAGTGGCATTCTGAGGGAGGCCTTGAAGCCACTCACGGTTGCGGGGGCAGCGTGGGATTTTCACCCACTTCCCCTCATCCGGACGATTCCAAAGAACAAATGAATTATAATAGGTGAAAGATGGATGTCAAAAAGGCTTTATAGAATTGAGATACGGTATTCTGTTTAGATGGAGATACTCTAACTTGATATAAGTCTTTTAGTTCATCTTTTTTATCCCCAAAATGGCTAATCAAGGGGATGTTTTTTAACCTTTAGCTTTAATATGGTATTTTATCCTCTTTTTTAATCCATGAATCGAAAGGCCTCATTTTTTCAGGTAGGTCCAGTCTTATCATCTTTATTTTTCTCTCTTCTGGCTTCTTGCAAATTTCTTCGTAGAACTCGAGGTCGTCAAACCCTGCATTTTTAGCGTCTTCTCTTGTAGCTGCAAAGTAAATTTTGTCAATTCTTGCCCAATATATAGCCCCGAGGCACATAGGACATGGTTCGCAGGAGGTGTATATTTCCGTCCCGTGGAGATTAAAGGTGTTCAGATTTCGGGTGGCCTCTCTTATGGCAACTATTTCTGCATGTGCTGTTGGGTCATTTGTTGAAGTAACCAGGTTGGTTCCCTTTCCGACTATTTTACCGTCTTTTACAATGATAGCGGCGAAAGGTCCACCTCGTCCTTCTTTGACATTTTTTTCAGCCATCTCAAGAACCATTTTCATAAACTTTAGCTTTTCTTCTGTCATACCTCTCACCTTTTAGAGCAGTAAATATTAAAGCAACTGTTTCGAATTGACAGGTCCAACGTTTTTAATAAAATACTTAATTCATATTTAGAGCACTTTATTGAATACACGAGTTCTCTTAATTATACTTTTAGCGATGAAACCAAATTTGAAGATAGCGATAGATGGTCCTGCTGGTGCGGGGA encodes the following:
- a CDS encoding nucleoside deaminase, which codes for MTEEKLKFMKMVLEMAEKNVKEGRGGPFAAIIVKDGKIVGKGTNLVTSTNDPTAHAEIVAIREATRNLNTFNLHGTEIYTSCEPCPMCLGAIYWARIDKIYFAATREDAKNAGFDDLEFYEEICKKPEERKIKMIRLDLPEKMRPFDSWIKKEDKIPY